A single Lolium perenne isolate Kyuss_39 chromosome 6, Kyuss_2.0, whole genome shotgun sequence DNA region contains:
- the LOC139832046 gene encoding uncharacterized protein yields MAQPMEDGVAWATSSSSQHRGGRSSSVTTATVLARSNGDVQEAADVEGSRWVKGEREGWCEATGRSDMNRQWMYGNRLSREFTTGLKDFLVVANANKQKGFVICPCVDCKNQKGYSSSREVHLHLLRHGFMPSYNCWTKHGERGVIIEEDEEGDDFIDESYLAHFSDTFMEDAEGEGEGEGEGEGEEEARDETVDDLGRTIADARRRCETEKERENLDRMLEDHRKSLYPRCDDGLKKLGCTLDLLKWKAQAGVADSAFENLLKMLKNMFPKNNELPASTYEAKKVVCPLGLEVLKIHACINDCILYRGEYENLNECPVCTALHYKIRGDDPGDDVEGEKPRKRVPAKVMWYAPIIPRLKRLFRNKEHAKLLRWHKEDRKSDGELRHPTDGTQWRKIDREFKDFAADARNIRFGLSTDGMNPFGPKQPGNDIDVYLRPLVDELLQLWGRPGVRVWDEHKEEEFDLRALLFVTINDWPALSNLSGLSNKGYNACTHCLHETESVHLPNCKKNVYLGHHRFLPKIHPVRKKGKHYNGKADHRPKPAERTGAEVFDMVKDLKVIFGKGPGGQSVPKGADGHAAMWKKKSIFWELEYWKVLEVRSAIDVMHVTKNICVNLLSRASYALTKEEKVIFFECLSSMKVPSGFSSNIKGIINMAEKKFQNLKSHDCHVIMTQLLPIALRGLLPENVRVAIVKLCAFLNAISQKVINPEVLPRLQNDVIQCLVSFELVFPPSFFNIMTHLLVHLVEEISILGPVFLHNMFPFERFMGVLKKYVRNRARPEGSIAKGYGNEEVIEFCVDFVPDLKPIGLPRSRHEGRLSGKGTIGRKSTICMDGHSLTEAHHTVLTNSSLVAPYFEKHKNILRSPSSTITTFQGYEINGNTFYTIAQDKKSTNQNSGVRFDAATENGQKVTYYGYIEEIWELDYGPSFKVPLFRCKWFKLTGGGVKVDQQYGMTMVDFNNLGYLDEPFVLAKDVAQVFYVKDMSSKPRKRKDKKTISISCDDPKRHIVLSGKRNIVGVEDKTDMSEDYNMFAEIPPFKVNTDPSIKLNDEDAPWIRHNRKQAGTQGKK; encoded by the exons ATGGCGCAGCCAATGGAGGACGGAGTAGCGTGGGCAACGTCATCATCCTCGCAGCACCgtggcggacggtcgtcgtcCGTGACGACGGCGACAGTGCTGGCGCGGTCAAATGGCGATGTCCAGGAGGCAGCTGACGTCGAGGGGAGCAGGTGGGTGAAAGGAGAGCGCGAGGGGTGGTGTGAGGCGACGGGGCGAagcgac atgaatcggcaatggatgtacggtaaccgactctcccgcgagttcactacgggtttgaaagatttcctcgtagtggctaatgcgaacaagcagaagggttttgttatctgtccatgtgttgactgtaagaatcagaagggttactcttcctcaagagaagttcacctgcacctgcttcggcacggtttcatgccaagctataattgttggaccaagcatggagaaagaggggttataattgaagaagatgaagaaggggatgatttcatcgatgaaagctatcttgctcatttcagtgatactttcatggaggatgctgaaggtgaaggggaaggtgaaggggaaggtgaaggtgaagaagaggcacgtgatgagaccgttgatgatcttggtcggaccattgctgatgcacggagacgctgcgaaactgaaaaggagagggagaatttggatcgcatgttagaggatcacagaaagtcgtTGTACCccagatgcgatgatggtctgaaaaagctgggctgcacactggatttgctgaaatggaaggcacaggcaggtgtagctgactcggcatttgaaaacttgctgaaaatgttgaagaatatgtttccaaagaataacgagttgcccgccagtacgtacgaagcaaagaaggttgtctgccctctaggtttagaggttctgaagatacatgcatgcatcaatgactgcatcctctaccgcggtgaatacgagaatttgaatgaatgcccggtatgcactgcattgcattataagatcagaggcgatgaccctggtgacgatgttgagggcgagaaacccaggaagagggttcccgccaaggtgatgtggtatgctcctataataccacggttgaaacgtctgttcaggaacaaagagcatgccaagttgttgcgatggcacaaagaggaccgtaagtcggacggggagttgagacaccccacagatggaacgcaatggagaaagatcgacagagagttcaaagattttgcagctgacgcaaggaacataagatttggtctaagtacagatggcatgaatccttttg gtccgaagcaacccggcaacgacatcgatgtgtacctaaggccattagttgatgaacttttacagctgtggggcagacctggtgtccgtgtgtgggatgagcacaaagaagaggaatttgacctacgagcgttgcttttcgtaaccatcaacgattggcctgctcttagtaacctttcgggactatcaaataagggatacaatgcatgcacgcactgcttacatgagactgaaagtgtacatttgccaaattgtaagaagaacgtgtaccttgggcatcatcgatttcttccgaaaattcatccagtaagaaagaaaggcaagcattacaacggcaaggcagatcaccggccgaagcctgcggaacgcactggtgctgaggtatttgatatggtcaaggatttgaaagtcatctttggaaagggtcctggcggacaatcagttccgaagggagctgacgggcacgcagccatgtggaagaagaaatctatattctgggagctagaatattggaaagtcctagaagtccgctctgcaatcgacgtgatgcacgttacgaagaatatttgcgtgaacctcctaa gtcgtgccagctacgctctgaccaaagaagagaaggtcatcttttttgaatgcctgagcagtatgaaggtcccgtctggattctcgtccaatataaagggaataataaacatggcggagaaaaagttccaaaacctgaagtctcacgactgccacgtgattatgacgcaattgcttccgattgctttgagggggctcctgccggaaaatgttcgagtagccattgtgaagctatgtgcattcctcaatgcaatctctcagaaggtaatcaatccagaagttctaccacgattacagaacgatgtgatccaatgtcttgtcagtttcgagttggtgttcccgccatccttcttcaatattatgacgcacctcctggttcacctagtcgaagagatttccattctcggtcctgtatttctacacaatatgttcccctttgagaggttcatgggagtattaaagaaatatgttcgtaaccgtgctaggccagaaggaagcatcgccaagggctatggaaatgaggaggtaattgagttttgtgttgactttgttcctgaccttaagccgattggtcttcctcgatcgcggcacgaggggagactaagtggaaaaggcacgatcggaaggaaatcaacgatatgtatggacggccattctctgactgaagcacaccacactgtactgaccaattccagcttggtggctccgtactttgagaaacacaagaatattttacgct caccatcttcgactataacgactttccaagggtacgagataaatgggaatacattttacacgatcgcccaagataaaaagagcaccaaccaaaacagtggtgtccgctttgatgcagcaaccgagaatgggcaaaaggtcacatattatggttacatagaggagatatgggaacttgactatggaccctcctttaaggtccctttgttccggtgcaaatggttcaagctaacaggaggtggggtaaaggtggaccagcaatacggaatgacaatggtggatttcaacaatcttggttaccttgacgaaccattcgtcctagcgaaagatgtcgctcaggttttctatgtgaaggacatgagtagcaaaccgaggaaacggaaagataagaaaacgatcagtatatcatgcgatgatccaaagcgccacattgttctttcagggaaaagaaacatcgtgggagtggaggacaagacagacatgtcagaagattataatatgtttgctgaaattccgcccttcaaagtgaacaccgacccaagcattaagttaaatgatgaggatgctccatggatacggcacaatcgtaagcaagcagggacacaagggaagaaatga